Proteins found in one Methanospirillum hungatei JF-1 genomic segment:
- a CDS encoding tetratricopeptide repeat protein, which translates to MTRWQGMVLAILLLMATTFVLCPVVPAQNIQDATVWINKGKDAFQKKDYVSAIAAYDQALLLDEYYTEGWKLRGDAMMELKRYAEAAESYDRAITIDKTNADLLGKKGRAIYELGNYQEALDIYTRAVSLNPYIFQNQDGYGDVLAALNRFTEADYAYTSALKIDPKNNATWNKKGEVLAKMYRNDEAIAAFNQSIQIYPDSAEVWNNLGSVHFTMGNMKNALNAFEKAISLDESYIPQKYSDTLNRLAKVNPEIRKATTHEEIEMPAMNAPFVIPPAIFVLNYLMIGIGIIAIIILGVMGVIKKRPVKKEQG; encoded by the coding sequence ATGACCCGATGGCAAGGCATGGTTCTGGCAATCCTTCTCTTAATGGCAACCACGTTTGTACTCTGTCCTGTTGTACCTGCTCAGAATATTCAGGACGCTACGGTTTGGATAAACAAGGGAAAAGATGCTTTTCAAAAGAAGGATTATGTAAGCGCGATCGCAGCCTATGATCAGGCCCTTCTTCTGGATGAATATTACACAGAAGGGTGGAAATTACGCGGCGATGCGATGATGGAACTGAAGCGGTATGCAGAAGCTGCCGAATCATATGATCGCGCCATCACCATCGACAAGACGAATGCAGATCTCCTGGGAAAAAAAGGTCGTGCCATTTATGAGCTGGGAAATTATCAGGAAGCGCTGGATATCTATACAAGGGCCGTCTCTTTAAATCCCTATATCTTTCAGAATCAGGACGGATATGGAGATGTGCTTGCTGCCTTAAACCGGTTTACCGAGGCGGATTATGCGTATACCTCAGCTCTGAAGATAGATCCGAAAAATAATGCGACATGGAATAAAAAGGGAGAGGTACTTGCAAAGATGTACCGCAATGATGAAGCCATAGCTGCATTTAATCAGTCTATTCAGATCTATCCTGATTCTGCGGAGGTATGGAATAACCTCGGAAGCGTGCATTTTACCATGGGCAATATGAAAAATGCCCTGAATGCATTTGAAAAAGCAATATCACTGGATGAAAGTTACATCCCGCAGAAGTATAGTGATACATTAAACAGACTTGCAAAGGTGAATCCAGAGATCAGGAAAGCCACGACACATGAGGAGATAGAAATGCCGGCGATGAACGCTCCCTTTGTCATACCTCCGGCGATATTTGTTCTGAATTATCTCATGATCGGAATTGGTATCATTGCCATTATTATCCTCGGTGTCATGGGGGTTATAAAAAAGCGGCCAGTGAAAAAAGAGCAGGGATAA
- a CDS encoding pyridoxamine 5'-phosphate oxidase family protein — MEIVKIPRMEKEEYDALIHSRFMARIAFSGEKYPYIAPFLYVYDGNHLYFLSTKYGKKIEYFRKSPYVSVEIDKYTKDLSCYMFVTLQGYLEEVNDSIEKKLTRERFVNLIREQNLSTNILAALGHSPQDPPESICKEERSLVWRLNGVRNLIALKNM, encoded by the coding sequence ATGGAGATCGTGAAAATCCCCCGGATGGAGAAAGAAGAGTATGATGCGCTGATTCACAGCCGTTTTATGGCACGAATCGCCTTTTCTGGGGAAAAATATCCCTATATTGCGCCATTCCTCTATGTGTATGACGGAAACCACCTCTATTTCCTCTCCACAAAATATGGCAAAAAGATAGAGTACTTCAGAAAATCCCCATACGTCTCCGTGGAGATTGACAAGTATACAAAGGATCTCTCCTGTTACATGTTTGTGACACTCCAGGGATATCTTGAAGAGGTGAATGATTCTATCGAGAAGAAGCTCACGAGAGAGAGATTTGTGAACCTGATCCGTGAGCAGAATCTCTCCACCAACATTCTTGCAGCCCTCGGTCACTCACCGCAGGACCCGCCGGAGTCAATCTGTAAAGAGGAGCGCTCACTTGTCTGGCGCCTGAATGGTGTCAGAAATCTCATCGCCCTGAAAAATATGTAA
- a CDS encoding thiamine pyrophosphate-dependent enzyme, which produces MSPNATLVSEAKNTWCPGCGNFAIQHAFRYVIEEYEKEGIPKEKFVLVSGIGCHAKIVDYFNLNSFYSLHGRTIPVATGIKMANPDLKVVCFAGDGDLYAEGLDHLIHAAKRNIDITVICHNNRVYGLTTGQYTPTSPYGYQGRSTPNGIHEYPLNIIEVLLGSGAGFVARAYSRNIPLLKRVIHEAISHPGFAHIDVLQICATFFNMTSVYDEQVYETSEANVSQFDMACRTGQQWNYSDPGPIPLGIFYKTIRPSLPEKREIKQTDRKKVIQEILSRYS; this is translated from the coding sequence ATGAGTCCGAACGCAACACTGGTATCTGAAGCAAAAAACACCTGGTGCCCGGGGTGTGGAAATTTTGCAATTCAGCATGCGTTTCGATATGTTATCGAAGAATATGAGAAAGAGGGTATTCCAAAAGAGAAGTTTGTCCTGGTTTCAGGCATCGGATGTCATGCCAAAATTGTGGATTATTTTAACTTAAACAGTTTTTACTCCCTGCATGGAAGGACAATCCCTGTTGCTACCGGGATTAAGATGGCAAATCCTGATCTGAAAGTCGTCTGTTTTGCTGGAGACGGAGACCTCTATGCAGAGGGACTTGATCATCTGATCCATGCAGCAAAACGAAATATCGACATTACGGTTATCTGTCATAACAACCGGGTGTATGGGCTTACTACCGGACAATATACCCCGACATCCCCGTATGGCTACCAGGGCCGGTCCACCCCGAACGGGATCCATGAGTACCCGCTGAATATTATTGAGGTGTTGCTCGGGTCAGGGGCAGGCTTTGTGGCGAGGGCATACTCGCGGAATATCCCCCTCCTCAAACGGGTTATACACGAAGCCATCTCTCATCCAGGGTTTGCCCATATTGACGTACTGCAGATCTGTGCAACCTTCTTTAACATGACCTCCGTCTATGATGAGCAGGTATACGAAACATCTGAAGCAAATGTTTCACAGTTTGATATGGCCTGCCGGACCGGGCAGCAATGGAACTATTCTGATCCAGGACCGATCCCGCTCGGTATCTTTTACAAAACAATTCGCCCATCACTGCCGGAGAAACGTGAGATCAAACAGACTGACCGGAAAAAAGTAATTCAGGAGATCCTTTCCAGATATTCCTGA
- a CDS encoding Ppx/GppA phosphatase family protein, whose protein sequence is MHLNTPRIIGFIDLGTNSVRLLVVRLNQNGSYTLVTQQKEVIRLGEGEFTDNRLTDAAMQRATGVIVRLIELAKSRGAEEFVAVATSATREASNGEELCNRIEDLTGVQIHIISGAEEARLIWLGVSSGIDLKGETALFIDIGGGSTEIIVGDQHEPFFLRSLKLGAIRTTGMFVQAEKDGRVSQHMLFSLRRRIEHEIVHIARHINTWNITRAIGSSGTILSLETVAASHKPCVSSHIPGFISIEELDILIRYLSNLPLHMRKEVPGLNSDRADIIIAGAVILHEIVKVSGLKGVYTSSRSLRDGLLVDYITRIPGFPHAEPVSIRERSVRHLGRLCHIDEPHASHIVKLSLQLYHSGIRAGLFPSYDEAEELLSHAAYLHDVGQFISFSNHHQHSFYLITQVPLLGFNQHEVLMIGLIARYHRKKLPRQRDNPFQELDRTDRRIVRVLSLLLRIAENLDRSHDRRIEKAEFIRKKDRVVLSVSCISDCSLEIWAVESEKDSFFRTFRTKLQIDTHRG, encoded by the coding sequence ATGCACCTGAATACTCCACGGATTATTGGATTTATTGATCTTGGGACGAATTCCGTTCGTCTTCTTGTTGTGAGACTGAATCAGAACGGATCATACACTCTCGTTACCCAGCAGAAAGAGGTAATCAGACTTGGAGAAGGGGAATTTACTGATAACCGGCTGACCGATGCAGCCATGCAGCGGGCTACAGGTGTAATCGTCCGGCTGATTGAACTTGCAAAAAGCAGGGGGGCCGAAGAATTTGTCGCTGTTGCCACATCTGCAACACGGGAGGCATCAAATGGTGAGGAACTCTGCAACCGGATTGAGGACCTTACCGGTGTGCAGATTCATATCATCTCCGGGGCAGAGGAGGCAAGGCTGATATGGCTAGGCGTATCAAGCGGGATTGACCTAAAAGGTGAAACGGCTCTCTTTATCGATATCGGGGGTGGATCGACAGAGATTATAGTCGGAGATCAGCATGAACCGTTCTTTCTGAGAAGTCTGAAACTGGGAGCTATCCGAACAACGGGTATGTTTGTACAGGCTGAAAAAGATGGAAGAGTATCACAGCACATGCTCTTTTCTTTGAGAAGGCGGATTGAGCATGAGATCGTGCATATTGCAAGGCACATAAACACCTGGAATATCACCAGGGCGATTGGTAGTTCAGGAACCATCCTCTCCCTTGAAACTGTCGCTGCATCACATAAACCATGTGTTTCGTCTCATATTCCCGGTTTTATCAGTATCGAAGAACTGGATATTCTTATCAGATATCTCTCAAATCTGCCGCTGCACATGCGCAAAGAGGTCCCGGGCCTGAATTCTGACCGGGCAGATATAATCATCGCAGGGGCAGTTATTCTTCATGAGATAGTAAAGGTGAGCGGGCTCAAAGGAGTGTATACGTCATCCCGCTCTCTTCGGGACGGCCTGCTCGTTGATTACATCACCCGGATCCCGGGCTTTCCCCATGCGGAACCTGTTTCCATACGGGAACGATCCGTACGGCACCTGGGCCGGCTCTGCCATATTGATGAGCCTCATGCTTCCCATATTGTCAAACTCTCTCTGCAACTCTACCACTCAGGGATCAGAGCCGGACTTTTTCCATCGTATGACGAAGCAGAAGAACTCCTTTCACATGCGGCATATCTCCATGACGTCGGGCAGTTTATCTCTTTTTCCAACCATCATCAGCACTCCTTCTATCTGATAACACAGGTTCCCCTTCTTGGTTTTAACCAGCATGAGGTTCTGATGATCGGTCTTATTGCACGATATCACCGGAAAAAACTACCGCGGCAACGGGACAATCCTTTTCAGGAACTGGACCGGACCGACCGGAGAATAGTCAGGGTTCTTTCTCTCCTGCTCAGAATTGCTGAAAACCTTGACCGTAGTCATGACCGGCGTATTGAGAAGGCGGAGTTCATCAGGAAAAAAGACAGGGTTGTTTTATCGGTCTCCTGCATATCAGACTGCTCACTGGAGATATGGGCCGTCGAGTCTGAAAAGGATTCATTCTTCAGAACCTTCAGAACCAAGTTACAGATTGATACTCACCGTGGATAA
- a CDS encoding flavodoxin family protein, with protein sequence MRVLSLSGSHVKKGNTGLLIGYLNEQIEEAAIEDLKMKSVSLAGAKIGPCKGCRKCMEAGYCVVKDDFNSIARKMLKSDLIIIGSPVYFQDVSGRVKNFIDRTYSLWHDRQLKGKKVIPVAVSAVSGEDRALETIRIWAQAHEMKIIRSVHGHGYKRGEVLRDQEAKDDVITVVHDLVGELKSEH encoded by the coding sequence ATGCGCGTTTTATCTCTCTCCGGAAGTCATGTGAAGAAGGGCAATACCGGTCTGCTTATCGGTTATCTGAATGAGCAGATAGAAGAGGCCGCCATTGAAGATCTCAAGATGAAATCGGTGTCCCTGGCTGGTGCAAAGATAGGTCCCTGTAAGGGATGCAGAAAATGCATGGAGGCCGGATATTGCGTGGTGAAGGATGATTTCAATTCTATTGCCAGAAAAATGCTCAAAAGTGATCTTATCATCATCGGCTCACCTGTGTATTTTCAGGATGTATCTGGTCGTGTAAAAAATTTCATCGACCGGACGTATTCTCTCTGGCATGACCGGCAGCTCAAAGGCAAAAAGGTCATTCCGGTCGCAGTCAGTGCGGTCTCCGGAGAAGATCGTGCCCTGGAGACCATCCGCATATGGGCACAGGCTCATGAGATGAAGATAATCAGGTCAGTACACGGGCATGGGTACAAGAGAGGTGAAGTACTCAGAGATCAAGAGGCCAAAGATGATGTAATAACAGTAGTCCATGATCTTGTCGGGGAACTGAAGTCAGAACACTGA
- a CDS encoding 2-oxoacid:acceptor oxidoreductase subunit alpha produces the protein MAEFSVLIGGKAGDGISQAGQVIGSVFSSLGYHVYQYVDYPSLIRGGHNFCIIRAAEYPVTAFRSGVDVIIAFDQQTADLHKGRLSDDGIIISDADRVKAPGLEIPLGQLINTHQGIPIMGNTAMISALFRYLGVPWDRIEPVLKRKNPKKTEKNLEIARAAWDILSPSRKLGIPGGSPKPFLSGNEWIGLGLLAGGLDAYVAYPMTPSSGILHFLASIADEAGIQVYHPESEIAVILMALGFSYAGKKAAVGTSGGGFCLMTEGLSLAGQAEIPIVIVVSQRTGPSTGLPTYTAQSDLMFIRHAGQGEFPRWIAAPGTPEEAIFLGAEAVRIAWKFQVPAFIISDKTFSEGLFTGSADLPDLPPHRVSAPAFPYHRYEDMPDGISPLLAPPHPGEVVKVNSYTHDFKGITTEDPQITIAMVEKRKRKELALKEYTDQPESIRITGNEKAPVCVIAWGSVRGQVAEIAKDNSFRFVSPLILEPFPIKTFMAALEGVDRIIVVEESATGQIDKILKEHGIVPDEIILRYDGRPSTIEELETRIRRVL, from the coding sequence GTGGCAGAATTTTCAGTCCTTATCGGAGGAAAAGCAGGAGACGGCATCTCACAGGCAGGTCAGGTTATCGGTTCTGTCTTCTCCTCACTGGGATATCATGTGTACCAGTATGTCGATTATCCCTCGCTCATCAGGGGCGGGCATAACTTCTGTATCATTCGTGCTGCAGAGTATCCGGTGACAGCATTCCGATCCGGGGTGGATGTCATCATCGCCTTTGATCAGCAGACTGCTGATCTTCATAAAGGCCGGTTGTCAGATGACGGGATCATCATCTCTGATGCCGACCGGGTGAAGGCACCAGGCCTTGAGATACCGCTTGGCCAACTGATAAACACCCACCAGGGGATTCCGATCATGGGAAATACCGCTATGATCAGTGCCCTGTTCAGGTATCTTGGTGTTCCATGGGACAGGATAGAACCGGTCCTGAAAAGAAAGAATCCTAAGAAAACAGAGAAAAATCTTGAGATTGCCCGGGCCGCCTGGGACATACTCTCACCATCCCGGAAACTGGGTATCCCCGGGGGTTCTCCAAAACCCTTCCTTTCAGGTAATGAATGGATTGGACTTGGCCTTCTGGCCGGCGGGCTTGATGCCTATGTGGCCTATCCGATGACCCCGTCGTCAGGCATCCTGCATTTTCTCGCTTCAATTGCAGATGAGGCAGGGATTCAGGTATATCATCCGGAGAGTGAGATAGCAGTCATCCTCATGGCACTCGGGTTTTCCTATGCCGGAAAGAAGGCAGCGGTCGGCACATCTGGCGGGGGCTTCTGTCTGATGACCGAAGGACTCTCCCTTGCTGGGCAGGCAGAAATTCCAATCGTCATCGTCGTCTCACAACGAACCGGCCCATCAACCGGACTGCCGACATATACCGCACAATCTGACCTGATGTTCATCCGCCATGCAGGACAGGGAGAATTTCCCCGTTGGATAGCAGCTCCCGGAACACCTGAAGAAGCAATCTTTCTCGGAGCGGAGGCGGTTCGTATTGCATGGAAATTTCAGGTCCCTGCATTTATCATATCCGATAAAACCTTCTCGGAGGGGCTCTTTACCGGATCGGCTGATCTGCCGGACCTCCCCCCTCACCGGGTCTCTGCTCCTGCGTTTCCCTATCACCGGTATGAGGATATGCCTGATGGTATCTCACCCCTTCTTGCCCCCCCACATCCTGGTGAGGTTGTAAAAGTAAACAGTTATACCCATGATTTCAAAGGCATCACAACAGAAGACCCCCAGATAACCATTGCCATGGTTGAGAAGAGAAAACGAAAAGAGCTGGCTTTGAAAGAGTATACAGACCAGCCGGAGAGTATAAGAATTACCGGGAATGAAAAAGCACCGGTATGTGTTATTGCATGGGGTTCTGTCCGTGGACAGGTGGCGGAGATTGCAAAAGATAACTCATTCCGGTTTGTATCCCCTCTTATCCTCGAACCCTTCCCGATAAAGACCTTTATGGCTGCTCTGGAGGGAGTTGACAGGATCATTGTGGTTGAAGAGAGTGCAACAGGGCAGATAGACAAAATTCTCAAAGAGCATGGTATTGTCCCAGATGAGATCATCCTGCGGTATGACGGAAGACCTTCGACGATTGAAGAACTGGAAACCAGGATCAGGAGGGTATTATGA